In Oryza brachyantha chromosome 1, ObraRS2, whole genome shotgun sequence, the following are encoded in one genomic region:
- the LOC102717472 gene encoding transcription factor bHLH144-like has protein sequence MQRDPTAFTGNPSFAYGHEADGCIANGPLGGQCNYRVPVSPAFGAPPVMTTPQLRTSLSGFEFQPSKVCPRNFIIFDQTDDKGRIMCHPALVSKLNPTATNAFPSYPEEICRSSGQHNGNLEEDSSSFKEDTREIDALLSSDEESDEDDVKSTGRTPDFFDSDSIDSSSPLRSKKMHHSSEKSSVFHGSMDSVTHERMRNMVTVLRGIIPGSDQLDTTSVIEEAVRYLKFLKMEAKKLGVEVSDN, from the coding sequence ATGCAGAGGGATCCAACAGCATTCACTGGAAACCCTTCCTTTGCTTATGGACATGAAGCAGATGGTTGTATCGCAAATGGACCCTTGGGTGGTCAATGCAACTACAGGGTTCCTGTTTCACCTGCCTTTGGTGCCCCTCCAGTCATGACCACTCCTCAGCTCCGAACCTCACTCAGTGGATTTGAGTTTCAGCCTTCCAAGGTATGCCCCAGAAACTTCATCATCTTTGATCAAACCGATGACAAAGGGCGCATCATGTGTCATCCTGCATTGGTGAGCAAGCTAAACCCCACAGCCACCAATGCTTTCCCTTCCTATCCCGAGGAAATTTGCAGAAGTTCTGGCCAGCATAATGGAAACCTGGAAGAAGATTCCTCTTCCTTCAAGGAGGATACAAGAGAAATTGATGCGCTGCTAAGCTCTGATGAAGAAAGCGATGAAGATGACGTCAAGAGTACTGGGCGTACTCCAGACTTCTTCGATAGTGATTCCATTGATTCATCTTCACCACTAAGGTCTAAGAAGATGCATCATTCTTCTGAAAAGAGTTCGGTCTTCCATGGATCCATGGACAGTGTCACTCATGAGAGGATGAGAAACATGGTCACAGTTCTCAGGGGAATAATCCCTGGTTCTGACCAATTGGATACAACATCTGTCATAGAAGAAGCTGTTAGATACCTGAAGTTTCTCAAGATGGAGGCAAAGAAACTTGGCGTGGAGGTTTCAGATAACTAG